Proteins encoded in a region of the Nicotiana tomentosiformis chromosome 9, ASM39032v3, whole genome shotgun sequence genome:
- the LOC104109313 gene encoding F-box/kelch-repeat protein At3g23880-like: MESEAQVSSISMEESSFEIPVELITEILSRLPVKSLLRFRCVSKSWLCLISSPEFAYTHLNIAANSKEYTQHSVILKSCPPDFKLKNCSLSSLLYDSVTEAFDLGYPMKKPWGYVRIVGSVNGLVCLVIERKYFLLWNPSIRKFKKLPDPRGGYYIMYGFGYDELHDDYKVVVISDRLSYNGLDHVGVRIYSLKSNSWRNIRERWSGELPSMWGAFLNGKLHWTALTRSGIFYIDLADEKWGKMKQPCFGKGDFDIWLCMGVLGSDLSLFCNIPKTRAEMWVMKEYGVEESWTKMFTVNWPDDPVEYAFCPPFCMSNKGEISFWFGSTFMIYNPKDSSIRYREVTNRGVIYEADIYIESLVWPVFTKQTRMQQQRRLKKLR; the protein is encoded by the coding sequence ATGGAATCTGAAGCTCAAGTTTCTTCCATTTCAATGGAAGAATCGAGCTTTGAAATCCCTGTCGAACTCATTACTGAAATACTCTCAAGGCTACCAGTGAAATCTCTCCTACGATTCAGGTGTGTATCAAAATCTTGGCTTTGTTTAATCTCTAGCCCTGAATTTGCTTACACCCATCTCAATATAGCTGCTAATAGTAAGGAATATACTCAACATAGTGTTATCTTGAAATCATGTCCACCTGATTTCAAGCTTAAGAATTGTTCCCTTAGTTCTTTACTTTATGATTCTGTTACTGAGGCATTTGACTTAGGTTATCCTATGAAAAAACCCTGGGGATATGTTCGTATTGTGGGTTCTGTTAATGGGTTAGTTTGTCTTGTTATTGAGCGAAAGTATTTCCTTCTCTGGAATCCATCAATTAGGAAGTTCAAGAAATTGCCTGATCCTAGAGGTGGTTATTATATTATGTATGGTTTTGGATATGATGAGCTTCATGATGATTATAAGGTAGTTGTTATTTCCGATCGTTTGAGTTATAACGGTTTGGATCACGTTGGGGTCAGAATATATAGCCTAAAAAGTAATTCTTGGAGAAATATTCGTGAACGTTGGAGTGGGGAGCTACCCAGTATGTGGGGTGCTTTTTTGAATGGAAAGCTTCATTGGACTGCTCTTACTCGTTCCGGCATCTTTTATATTGATTTGGCTGATGAGAAATGGGGAAAAATGAAGCAACCCTGCTTTGGAAAAGGAGATTTTGATATTTGGTTATGTATGGGAGTGTTGGGAAGTGATCTTTCTTTGTTTTGTAATATTccaaaaactcgtgccgaaatgtGGGTTATGAAGGAATACGGGGTTGAAGAATCTTGGACAAAGATGTTTACCGTCAATTGGCCTGATGATCCAGTGGAGTATGCATTTTGTCCTCCCTTTTGTATGTCAAATAAAGGTGAAATTTCGTTTTGGTTTGGATCAACTTTCATGATATACAATCCAAAGGATAGCTCAATCAGATATCGAGAGGTTACCAatcgtggtgtcatttatgaggCAGATATCTACATAGAAAGCCTAGTTTGGCCCgtttttacaaaacaaacaaGGATGCAACAACAACGAAGGTTGAAAAAGCTCAGATGA